The Kordia sp. SMS9 genome window below encodes:
- a CDS encoding alginate lyase family protein yields the protein MIQKIKKISNLISNMGARYLFFRIFYTIKAKLGWQKKAFPTNPDFKTYISLKEWSENIPPFFFYGKNSLKLPKQQTEALANTFQDIENGIFTFFNKSKLTIGTEYNWLVNPSTGYRYNSNKHWSEIQDLSTEAGDIKYVWEKARFSYIYDIIRYDYHYNEDKSAFVFSEIESFIDKNPINQGPNYKCSQEISLRTLNWTFALYYYKDSPHLTEALFSKIMHTIYWQIHHVYHNINFSRITVRNNHAITETLMLYLSAKLFPFLPNVQKWSKHGKKWFEQEIAYQIYEDGTFLQFSMNYHRVVVQLLTWAIQLAKLNGEQFNPKVYERAQKSLDFLDNCTDPVSGKLPNYGSNDGALFFKLTNDDYRIYTSQLDDLRAVLNGYTYNESESAHWYGIQPETKAYQTPDTLNSYTKGGYYIMQDGNTKTFIRCGKYKDRPFQSDNLHIDIWANGINYLRDNGSYKYNTSQEELNYFNGCEGHNTVSVGKADQMLKGGRFIWYYWVKKAKASLQKKANTYEFDGNIKAFAQLGNNIVHRRKVTKIATENRWEIQDIVQNKKEHALYQYWHVHPDHFDKVNISTKDDQGNELKPLVEETWFSGYYGIKEKSLRITFTTERSNMTTSIQINT from the coding sequence ATGATTCAAAAAATAAAAAAAATAAGCAATCTGATCTCCAACATGGGAGCACGCTACCTTTTTTTTAGAATCTTTTATACGATCAAAGCAAAACTAGGTTGGCAAAAAAAAGCATTTCCAACCAATCCCGATTTCAAAACATACATTTCATTAAAAGAATGGAGCGAAAACATACCTCCATTCTTTTTTTATGGAAAAAATAGTCTCAAGCTGCCAAAGCAACAAACGGAAGCGCTCGCAAATACATTTCAAGACATTGAAAACGGAATCTTCACCTTTTTCAACAAATCAAAACTCACTATTGGTACGGAATACAACTGGTTGGTCAATCCGTCCACAGGATATCGGTACAATAGCAACAAACACTGGTCGGAAATTCAAGACTTATCCACAGAAGCAGGAGATATCAAATATGTATGGGAAAAAGCAAGATTCTCATACATATATGACATTATCCGCTACGATTATCATTACAATGAAGACAAATCAGCATTTGTATTTAGTGAAATAGAAAGTTTTATAGACAAAAACCCTATCAATCAAGGACCAAATTACAAATGCAGTCAGGAAATAAGTTTACGTACGCTCAATTGGACATTTGCCTTATACTATTACAAAGATTCGCCACATCTTACGGAAGCGTTATTCAGTAAAATAATGCACACCATTTACTGGCAAATTCATCACGTATATCACAACATCAACTTCTCTCGTATTACGGTGCGAAACAATCACGCCATTACCGAAACCTTGATGTTGTACCTTTCGGCGAAACTATTTCCGTTTTTACCCAATGTACAAAAATGGAGCAAGCACGGTAAAAAATGGTTTGAGCAAGAAATTGCCTATCAAATCTATGAAGATGGTACGTTCTTGCAATTCTCAATGAATTACCACCGAGTTGTGGTACAATTGCTTACTTGGGCAATACAACTTGCAAAGCTCAATGGAGAACAATTCAATCCAAAAGTATACGAAAGAGCGCAAAAATCGCTCGATTTCTTGGACAACTGTACGGATCCCGTAAGCGGGAAATTGCCCAACTACGGTTCCAACGACGGTGCTTTGTTCTTCAAACTTACCAATGACGATTACCGAATCTATACATCGCAACTAGATGACTTACGCGCTGTATTAAACGGATACACCTACAACGAATCTGAAAGTGCGCATTGGTATGGAATTCAGCCAGAAACAAAAGCATACCAAACGCCAGACACGTTAAATTCCTATACAAAAGGCGGTTACTACATCATGCAAGATGGAAACACCAAAACCTTCATCCGTTGCGGAAAATACAAAGATCGTCCGTTTCAGTCAGACAACTTACACATTGACATTTGGGCAAACGGAATCAACTATCTCAGAGACAACGGTTCGTACAAATACAACACTTCCCAAGAAGAACTCAACTACTTCAATGGCTGTGAAGGACACAATACGGTCAGTGTTGGCAAAGCCGATCAAATGCTAAAAGGAGGCAGATTTATTTGGTATTACTGGGTAAAAAAAGCAAAAGCAAGTCTGCAAAAAAAGGCAAACACCTATGAATTTGACGGAAACATCAAAGCCTTTGCACAGTTGGGTAACAACATCGTACATCGAAGAAAAGTCACAAAAATAGCAACCGAAAATCGCTGGGAAATACAAGACATAGTTCAAAACAAAAAAGAGCATGCTTTATATCAATACTGGCATGTACATCCTGATCATTTTGACAAAGTGAACATTAGCACCAAAGACGATCAAGGAAACGAACTAAAACCGTTAGTAGAAGAAACATGGTTTTCTGGGTATTACGGAATTAAAGAAAAATCGCTTCGCATTACGTTTACTACTGAGCGAAGCAACATGACAACATCAATTCAGATTAACACCTAA
- a CDS encoding glycosyltransferase family 4 protein, protein MKILLIHQAFLEKDEGGGSRFNEMTKMWSEQGHEITVLAGMVHYTTGKKNPKYKGKYTFKDEDFYENVDVIRCHVSESYNVNFLGRLWAYFSFVFSSIYAGLFKTRGKKFDAILVTSPPLFVGITAYVLYVFKRIPFVFEIRDLWPESAIDTGVLKSKIMIKFAYWFEKFMYKKARLINVLTPAFRDKLIADKNVPPEKIIFIPNAADFTLAEEIQKDFDAPAFKKQLGLHDKFVITYVGAHGVANHLIQLVDAAEHLRDTNVVFQLIGSGMQKEMLQSEVAKRNLHEQVIFRDPVSKKEVFKYILSSDMGASVLKRIDTFKTIYSNKTFDYMSCKKPILLAIEGISKDLVEDANCGICVEPENAKDISDKIKEAINSDIMFDKMGDNGYFYAKERFDRNKLADTYISEIEKHFK, encoded by the coding sequence ATGAAAATATTACTCATACACCAAGCATTTCTGGAGAAAGATGAAGGCGGCGGCTCACGTTTTAACGAAATGACAAAAATGTGGTCAGAACAAGGGCATGAAATCACAGTTTTGGCAGGAATGGTGCATTATACAACAGGAAAAAAGAACCCGAAATACAAAGGAAAATACACCTTCAAAGATGAAGACTTTTACGAAAATGTAGATGTCATTCGCTGTCATGTTTCCGAAAGTTACAATGTCAACTTCTTAGGAAGACTTTGGGCGTACTTCTCGTTTGTGTTTTCTAGCATCTATGCAGGTTTATTCAAAACCAGAGGAAAAAAATTTGATGCTATTTTGGTAACGTCGCCACCACTATTTGTGGGAATCACGGCGTATGTACTTTACGTGTTCAAGCGAATTCCGTTTGTCTTTGAAATTCGAGACTTGTGGCCAGAATCAGCCATTGACACAGGCGTGTTGAAAAGCAAAATCATGATCAAATTTGCCTATTGGTTTGAAAAATTCATGTACAAAAAAGCGCGACTCATCAATGTATTAACACCTGCATTTAGAGACAAACTCATTGCAGACAAAAATGTTCCGCCCGAAAAAATTATCTTCATTCCAAATGCTGCCGATTTTACCTTGGCGGAAGAAATACAAAAAGACTTTGATGCGCCAGCGTTCAAAAAACAACTCGGACTGCACGACAAATTTGTCATTACGTATGTTGGTGCGCACGGAGTTGCCAATCACCTCATTCAATTGGTAGATGCTGCCGAACACTTGCGCGATACGAATGTGGTATTTCAGCTTATTGGTTCAGGCATGCAAAAAGAAATGCTGCAAAGCGAAGTTGCCAAAAGAAACCTACACGAACAAGTCATCTTCAGAGATCCAGTTTCCAAAAAAGAAGTATTCAAATACATTCTTTCATCAGACATGGGCGCATCAGTACTAAAACGAATAGATACCTTTAAAACGATCTACTCAAACAAAACCTTTGACTACATGTCTTGCAAAAAACCAATTCTCTTGGCCATTGAAGGAATTTCGAAAGACTTAGTAGAAGATGCCAACTGCGGAATCTGTGTAGAACCAGAAAACGCAAAGGACATTTCAGACAAAATAAAAGAAGCCATCAATTCAGACATAATGTTTGACAAAATGGGCGATAATGGCTACTTTTACGCCAAAGAAAGATTTGATAGAAACAAGTTGGCGGACACGTATATTTCCGAAATAGAAAAACATTTTAAATAG
- a CDS encoding sugar transferase has protein sequence MYKKYFKRIVDILVGVGTLIVLLPLFIIVGILIYLSSKGSIFYSQDRIGKNGEMFRLHKFRSMYTNKNFSVNTQVFKNDKNVTTIGKFIRRFKIDELAQIINVINGDMSIVGPRPVLPAVKEHFDENAEHRLKVRPGLTGLSQVNGNIHLPWKERWVFDRKYVENISFVNDIKIIFKTFAVILLGEEKFKKDNE, from the coding sequence ATGTATAAAAAATATTTTAAAAGAATCGTAGACATCCTTGTTGGAGTTGGAACCTTAATCGTTTTACTGCCTTTATTTATCATTGTTGGAATACTTATCTACCTATCTAGCAAAGGATCTATATTCTACTCCCAAGATCGTATTGGGAAAAACGGAGAAATGTTCCGATTGCACAAATTCAGATCCATGTACACCAACAAAAATTTCTCTGTAAACACGCAAGTATTCAAAAACGATAAAAACGTAACAACGATTGGAAAGTTCATCAGAAGATTCAAAATTGACGAACTTGCACAAATCATCAATGTCATCAATGGCGATATGTCTATCGTAGGACCAAGACCCGTGTTGCCAGCAGTAAAAGAACACTTTGATGAAAACGCAGAACACAGACTCAAAGTGCGCCCTGGACTTACAGGACTTTCGCAAGTAAATGGAAACATTCACTTACCTTGGAAGGAAAGATGGGTTTTTGATCGAAAATATGTTGAAAACATCAGTTTCGTAAACGATATTAAAATCATTTTTAAGACTTTTGCAGTAATTCTCTTAGGAGAAGAAAAATTTAAAAAAGACAACGAATGA
- a CDS encoding methionyl-tRNA formyltransferase has translation MRIVIAGAVSSTLTTLKKLVEHQMDIVGVLGYEPASLKNVSAYSHLKPVALENGLNYKPFVKINDENIVAQVKQWKPDLLFVVGLSQLIGDDLIHSATHGVVGFHPTSLPRGRGRAPIAWAILKEEKAGANFFLIDDGVDSGPILAQELFDIEEDDYAEDFELKMIHAIQTALDKWLPQLKKGVVNAIPQNDENASYYGRRAPNDGCINWHVSATEIYTLIRASSRPHPGAFTFKENIRVLVWKARPEKNRNITGVVGRVLEVNEKGEALVQAGEGLLWLTEYELFDFGGNQLEENLKVGQKLGYHIDLEIFKLKKELKQLKEKLK, from the coding sequence ATGAGAATCGTAATTGCAGGAGCCGTTTCTTCTACATTGACTACGCTAAAAAAACTAGTGGAGCACCAAATGGATATTGTAGGTGTATTAGGGTACGAACCTGCATCTCTCAAAAATGTAAGCGCGTACTCACACCTAAAACCTGTGGCACTAGAAAACGGATTGAATTACAAACCGTTTGTAAAAATAAATGATGAAAACATTGTGGCGCAAGTCAAACAATGGAAGCCAGATTTACTATTTGTAGTAGGACTTTCCCAGCTTATAGGAGACGATCTTATCCATAGTGCCACACACGGAGTTGTTGGGTTTCATCCTACAAGTTTGCCAAGAGGTCGCGGACGCGCACCTATTGCGTGGGCAATACTAAAGGAAGAAAAAGCAGGTGCTAATTTTTTCTTAATTGATGATGGCGTAGACAGCGGACCTATCTTAGCACAAGAATTATTTGACATTGAAGAAGATGACTATGCGGAAGACTTCGAATTGAAAATGATTCATGCCATACAAACTGCATTGGACAAATGGTTGCCACAACTCAAAAAAGGAGTGGTAAACGCCATTCCACAAAATGACGAAAACGCAAGTTATTACGGAAGACGTGCGCCAAACGATGGTTGTATCAATTGGCACGTATCTGCTACAGAAATATACACACTCATCAGAGCTTCCTCTAGGCCGCATCCTGGAGCATTTACCTTCAAAGAAAACATCCGAGTATTGGTGTGGAAAGCCAGACCTGAAAAAAACCGAAACATTACAGGAGTTGTAGGACGTGTGTTAGAAGTGAATGAAAAAGGGGAAGCATTAGTACAAGCGGGTGAAGGATTGCTATGGTTGACGGAATATGAATTATTTGATTTTGGCGGAAATCAACTCGAAGAAAACCTAAAAGTTGGACAGAAACTAGGATATCACATAGACTTAGAAATTTTCAAACTGAAAAAAGAACTCAAACAATTAAAAGAAAAACTAAAATGA
- a CDS encoding PIG-L deacetylase family protein, with translation MKILVIAPHADDEILGCGGVIAKHIANGNEVKVLVVTKGAEELYSEAEVQVIRNEAKIAHEYLGISETLFFDFPAPILDQTPSYKISNAVTNIIKTYQPEVVYLPHRGDLHKDHRMVFESSLVAIKPVNNCSVKHIYCYETLSETEWGAPFGDDAFIPNVFEDITDYIELKKEAMRKFESQVKEFPHSRSLVAIDALAKFRGATVGKHAAEAFMLIRSIN, from the coding sequence ATGAAGATTCTAGTAATAGCACCTCATGCAGATGATGAAATATTAGGATGTGGCGGTGTCATTGCAAAACACATTGCAAATGGTAACGAGGTAAAAGTTTTGGTAGTCACAAAAGGTGCCGAAGAACTATATTCAGAAGCGGAAGTACAAGTCATTCGCAACGAAGCAAAAATTGCACATGAATATTTAGGAATATCAGAAACACTATTTTTTGACTTCCCAGCACCAATACTTGATCAGACACCTTCGTATAAAATTTCGAATGCAGTGACAAATATCATAAAAACGTATCAACCTGAAGTTGTATATTTGCCACATAGAGGAGATCTTCACAAAGACCACAGAATGGTATTTGAATCTTCTTTAGTAGCAATAAAACCGGTAAACAATTGTTCGGTAAAGCATATTTACTGTTACGAAACCTTATCGGAGACAGAATGGGGCGCACCTTTTGGTGATGATGCCTTCATTCCAAATGTGTTTGAAGACATAACAGACTATATAGAATTAAAAAAAGAGGCAATGCGAAAATTTGAAAGTCAAGTAAAAGAATTTCCTCATTCTCGATCATTAGTAGCCATTGATGCATTAGCCAAATTTAGAGGAGCCACAGTTGGAAAACATGCCGCTGAAGCTTTTATGTTAATTAGAAGTATAAATTAA
- a CDS encoding TauD/TfdA family dioxygenase has protein sequence MEFITDVKLRTNDPVEATKAVKEVLKNNKVVKVVPEWYLGDLRAFYEVLTDEIGIPINIGEDFKNEGAQTHEKWLEIRYDADIPDLSAYRHSKNAQPLHTDESYIKDPADIMLFYSINKAIKGGATTFVDGPVLLEYMEENAPELLEKLKTTPVRYKKANEERTEKIIDIKEDGEIHFNFNYYCVDKDETEENKALNKEFFDFLQNYVAHSHMVEQVVLNPGEAVLWWDELVLHGRTSYDVKKTNDRFIWKTGFKWKE, from the coding sequence ATGGAGTTTATAACTGATGTTAAATTAAGAACAAATGATCCTGTTGAAGCTACCAAAGCCGTCAAGGAAGTTTTAAAGAACAACAAAGTTGTGAAAGTAGTTCCTGAATGGTATTTAGGAGACCTTCGTGCATTTTATGAAGTACTTACGGATGAAATAGGAATTCCTATCAATATTGGAGAAGACTTCAAAAATGAAGGCGCACAAACACACGAAAAATGGTTAGAAATCCGTTACGATGCTGACATTCCAGATCTTTCTGCATACCGACATAGTAAAAATGCACAACCGTTACACACAGATGAATCTTACATCAAAGATCCTGCGGATATCATGTTATTTTACAGCATCAACAAAGCGATAAAAGGTGGCGCAACCACATTTGTCGATGGTCCTGTATTGTTAGAATACATGGAAGAAAATGCTCCAGAATTACTTGAAAAATTGAAAACAACGCCAGTTCGTTACAAAAAAGCAAATGAAGAGCGTACAGAAAAAATCATCGATATCAAAGAAGACGGAGAAATTCACTTCAACTTTAACTACTACTGTGTCGACAAAGATGAAACAGAAGAAAACAAAGCATTAAACAAAGAGTTTTTCGACTTTTTACAAAACTATGTGGCACACTCACACATGGTAGAACAAGTAGTGCTAAATCCTGGAGAAGCCGTATTATGGTGGGATGAATTGGTATTGCACGGACGCACTTCGTACGATGTAAAAAAGACAAACGACCGTTTTATATGGAAAACAGGATTTAAGTGGAAGGAATAA
- a CDS encoding aldo/keto reductase — protein sequence MEGIKHTLNLSKLTLGTMRFHDKQLSVNEVVGIINEGHDIGIHTHHSSFEYSSYELYTKALEKSGKGKETKHIVKLSSPHFKDDAFSANILEERVDNQLKALQTDCIDVLQWLVRSQPINDADRLQTLETQQEEIASSIEDLKKKGKIKTCFSFPYSVNFAKKVLEFEQVDGLVTYLNKAELDYQEFANTVPFIAIRPLFAGKLIEKSTDIDVEIISSLQFVENHKTLLSTIVGINSTKQLQTYKKYLK from the coding sequence GTGGAAGGAATAAAACACACACTAAATCTCAGCAAGCTTACGCTTGGTACCATGCGTTTTCATGACAAACAACTATCTGTTAATGAAGTTGTAGGTATCATTAACGAAGGGCACGACATAGGAATCCATACACACCATTCTTCTTTTGAATATAGCTCGTATGAACTATACACAAAAGCATTGGAGAAATCTGGAAAAGGAAAAGAAACAAAACACATTGTAAAACTATCTTCTCCACATTTTAAAGATGATGCTTTCTCTGCCAACATACTAGAAGAACGTGTAGACAACCAACTAAAAGCATTGCAAACAGATTGTATTGACGTATTGCAATGGTTAGTTCGGTCACAACCTATCAATGATGCAGATCGTTTGCAAACATTGGAAACGCAGCAAGAAGAAATTGCTAGTAGTATAGAAGATCTAAAAAAGAAAGGCAAAATAAAAACCTGTTTTAGCTTTCCATACTCTGTAAACTTTGCCAAAAAAGTACTAGAATTTGAGCAGGTAGATGGTTTAGTTACCTACTTAAACAAAGCAGAACTAGACTATCAAGAATTTGCAAATACAGTTCCGTTCATTGCGATACGTCCGTTATTTGCAGGAAAACTTATTGAAAAATCAACAGACATTGATGTTGAAATCATCAGCAGTTTGCAATTTGTAGAAAACCATAAAACACTCCTATCAACTATTGTAGGAATCAACAGTACAAAACAACTCCAAACATATAAAAAGTATCTAAAATAG
- a CDS encoding sugar transferase, whose product MLGKRIFDIILSFTLLVILFVPMCLLWFITSISIGSNGIFLQTRIGQHGKSFTMYKYKTIYADSGKTSKWGAFLRKTKLDELPQLLNILIGEMSFVGPRPDLPGYYDRLEGEQRNILKLKPGVTSEAALKYINEEQLLASKENPKQYNDEVIYPDKIKMNLEYYHTRSFLVDLNILIKTIQKLV is encoded by the coding sequence ATGTTGGGAAAACGTATTTTTGATATCATACTTTCGTTTACATTGCTAGTCATACTATTCGTGCCCATGTGCCTATTGTGGTTTATAACTTCAATTTCTATAGGCTCCAATGGTATCTTTTTACAAACAAGAATTGGGCAACATGGCAAATCGTTTACTATGTACAAATACAAAACGATCTATGCGGACAGCGGAAAAACCTCAAAATGGGGCGCTTTTTTGCGAAAAACAAAACTGGATGAACTCCCACAATTGCTCAACATTCTCATTGGTGAAATGAGCTTTGTAGGACCACGACCCGATTTACCTGGATATTACGATAGGCTCGAAGGAGAACAAAGAAACATACTAAAACTAAAACCAGGCGTTACTTCGGAAGCTGCCTTAAAATACATCAACGAAGAACAACTATTAGCTTCCAAAGAAAACCCAAAACAATACAACGATGAAGTCATTTATCCAGACAAAATTAAAATGAATCTGGAGTACTATCACACTAGAAGTTTTTTAGTAGATTTGAACATACTAATCAAAACGATACAAAAACTAGTTTAA
- a CDS encoding acetyltransferase, whose amino-acid sequence MSNICLFGASGHGKVVKDVAASTNTVIDAFIDDHPKSEFLQGIPVVSSSKIATYAGNKFLISIGNNSVRKVLSQKIKNDFTRLIHKTATISPSAKIAEGTVIMNGTNINADANIGKHVIINTAAIIEHDCHIGDFVHISPNATITGNVTIGEGTHIGAGAIVIPNIKIGKWATIGAGAVIINDVPDDAVVVGNPGKIKKYNNE is encoded by the coding sequence ATGAGTAACATTTGTCTATTTGGCGCAAGCGGACATGGAAAAGTAGTCAAAGATGTGGCAGCAAGCACAAACACGGTAATTGATGCCTTTATTGACGATCATCCCAAAAGTGAATTTCTACAAGGAATTCCCGTGGTGTCGTCTTCAAAAATAGCAACATACGCAGGAAACAAGTTTTTAATCAGTATCGGAAACAACAGCGTTCGTAAAGTCCTCAGTCAAAAAATAAAAAACGACTTTACGAGACTCATTCACAAAACAGCAACCATTTCTCCTTCGGCAAAAATAGCAGAAGGAACGGTGATAATGAACGGAACCAACATCAATGCAGATGCCAACATCGGAAAACACGTTATCATCAATACAGCGGCTATTATAGAACACGATTGCCACATTGGTGACTTTGTACACATTTCGCCAAACGCTACCATTACAGGAAATGTAACCATTGGCGAAGGAACGCATATTGGCGCAGGCGCAATTGTCATACCAAACATAAAAATTGGCAAATGGGCAACCATTGGCGCAGGTGCAGTCATCATCAACGATGTTCCAGATGATGCTGTCGTCGTAGGAAACCCAGGAAAAATAAAAAAGTACAACAACGAATAA
- a CDS encoding DegT/DnrJ/EryC1/StrS aminotransferase family protein — MNSRIWLSSPHMGGNELKYIHEAFDTNWIAPLGPNVTGFEDDLQQFLNTQKEVGALASGTAAIHLGLILAGVTAGDEVLCQSMTFSASANPILYQGATPVFIDSEPETWNMCPNHLEAAIKDRIVKGKKPKAIIPVHLYGMPAKMDEILAIANKYEIAIIEDAAESLGSTYKGQNCGTFGEYAALSFNGNKIITTSGGGAIVCNDEAAKKKAIFLATQARDDAPHYQHSEIGYNYRMSNIVAGIGRGQMEVLQDHIALRRSMQAFYKEVFKDVAGVTVFTEPSDDYFSNHWLSCITVDTEKAGFSREDLRLALWEDNIESRPLWKPMHLQPIFEKYPYYGTNICEHLFDVGLCLPSGSNLTIQEKERIAQVIAAFLA, encoded by the coding sequence ATGAATTCAAGAATTTGGCTTTCATCGCCCCACATGGGCGGAAACGAATTAAAATACATTCACGAAGCATTTGACACCAATTGGATTGCTCCATTAGGGCCAAACGTAACAGGTTTTGAAGACGATTTGCAACAGTTTTTAAACACGCAAAAAGAAGTAGGTGCCTTGGCGTCGGGAACGGCAGCCATTCACTTAGGACTTATCTTAGCTGGCGTTACCGCAGGCGATGAGGTACTTTGTCAAAGCATGACGTTTTCCGCTTCCGCGAATCCGATTCTCTATCAAGGAGCAACTCCAGTTTTTATTGACAGTGAACCAGAAACATGGAACATGTGTCCAAACCATCTTGAAGCGGCTATTAAAGACAGAATTGTCAAGGGAAAAAAACCAAAAGCAATCATTCCGGTACACTTATACGGAATGCCCGCAAAAATGGACGAAATTCTTGCCATAGCTAACAAATACGAAATCGCTATCATAGAAGATGCTGCGGAATCACTAGGTTCCACCTACAAAGGTCAAAATTGTGGCACTTTTGGTGAATACGCCGCGCTATCCTTCAACGGAAATAAAATTATCACGACTTCTGGTGGCGGCGCAATTGTTTGCAATGATGAAGCCGCTAAAAAGAAAGCTATTTTCTTGGCTACACAAGCAAGAGACGATGCACCGCACTATCAACATTCCGAAATTGGATACAACTACCGAATGAGCAACATTGTGGCAGGAATTGGTAGAGGACAAATGGAAGTGCTACAGGATCACATTGCACTTCGCAGAAGCATGCAAGCTTTCTACAAAGAAGTCTTCAAAGATGTAGCTGGTGTGACTGTATTTACAGAACCAAGCGACGATTATTTCTCAAATCACTGGTTGAGTTGTATCACCGTTGACACAGAAAAAGCAGGGTTTTCTCGTGAAGATTTACGACTTGCCTTGTGGGAAGATAATATAGAATCAAGACCGCTTTGGAAACCAATGCACTTACAGCCAATATTTGAAAAATATCCGTATTACGGAACTAATATTTGCGAACACCTATTTGATGTAGGACTCTGTTTGCCATCAGGTTCCAACCTAACTATACAAGAAAAAGAGCGTATTGCACAAGTTATAGCCGCTTTTCTAGCATAG